AGTTGCTTCCGCTGAAGTAAGTGCTCTTGGTTGTGGGGAGCGCGAGCAGGCAGCGCTCCAGCCAGTCAATCGCTGCGGGCTGGATATCGGGTTGGCCGGAGCGGTTCAGCCGTTGGCAGCGTTCTCCAGGTGGCGGATCAGCGGCAACCGGAGCAGCGCGCCCCACCGGGCTGGTGAGCGCCACGGCCAGGGCAGTGGCCAGGGCGCTCGGCAGGGTGACCCAGCGCTGGTGTTGGACTTGCTGGGTCATGAGCTCAGTCTGTGAAGCCCCCCTCGAGGCCGCCCCCCGCCAACCCCAGGCGATCGAGAAGCAGGGCCTGGGCCAGGGGCATCTGCCCCGGGCAGTAGGCCGCCGGCAGCCCTTTCGGCAGCAACGGTCGGATCGCCTGCCACAGGTAGGGGCTGCCGTAGATGGCCAGCCCCGCCAGCCTGCCGGCACCCAGCAGCTGGTGCACCACAGCGGGCCAGGGTTCCTCGCCGCCGGCGCTGCCGCGGAAGGGGTTGCCCCGCACGAACAGCTGCAGCAGCACCGGACCCGGTGCCAGGCGATCGACGGCCAAAGGTGCTGCCGCCTCGCCGCTCCAGGGGCTTGGGCTGCGGCCATCGATCAGGCAGGCGGCGTAGCCGTTGCGGGCTGGCCGCTGCAGGGCCGGTGCCATCAACGGCAGGAAGGGATTGGCCAGGACACTGTCCACACGGATCAGGTTCAGGCCCGGACCCGGAGGCAGTCCCGGGCGGCCCTGGCTCAGCAGGCTCACGGCCACCAGCTCCCTGGCCAGGGCAAGCTCCGCGCTTGATTCGATCCCCTCCAGAGCTTCAGGGGCGGTTGGATCGCTGGGCGGGGCGGCCACCCGAGCGAGGGCCCGCTCGCGCCGTCCCAGGCTCTGCTCCAGTCGCGCACGGCTGATCCGGCCGCTGGCGAGCGCCTCCAGCAGGGCGTTGATCGCGGCGTCGGCATCGGCGGGCATCAGCAGCAGATCGGCCCCGGCCTCAAAGGCCAGCACCGCCGCTTCTCCGGCGCCCCAGCGCGCGGCAATCGCCTCCATCACCAGGGCATCGGTGACCACCAGCCCACCGAAGCCCAGCTCCCGGCGCAGCAGCTGCTCCAGCACCAGCGGTGAGAGGGTGGCGGGGCGGTCTGGATCCAGCTCCGGCAGAAGCAGGTGGCCGGTCATCACCGTGGCGACGCCCGCTTCGATGGCGGCGCGAAACGGCGGCAGCTCCACCGCTTCCAGCCGCCTGCGGCCATGGGGCAGCCGTGGCAGCTCCAGGTGCGAGTCGCTGTCGGTGTCGCCGTGGCCGGGGAAATGCTTGGCGCAACCCAGCACCCCCTCGGC
Above is a genomic segment from Cyanobium sp. ATX 6F1 containing:
- a CDS encoding glycoside hydrolase family 3 protein; the encoded protein is MTSTPDRRQLSLAQQVARLLVVRCSGHLGDGQRRYPRWELPNAELKRLLGQGVGGVILLGGSASELRLRTDQLQRWAGQSLLLCADVEEGVGQRFEGASWLPPPLALGLLHASDPARAIALASAYGHCTGRQARLLGLNWVLAPVCDVNNNPANPVINVRAWGEDPVTAGQLVAAFIAGAQAEGVLGCAKHFPGHGDTDSDSHLELPRLPHGRRRLEAVELPPFRAAIEAGVATVMTGHLLLPELDPDRPATLSPLVLEQLLRRELGFGGLVVTDALVMEAIAARWGAGEAAVLAFEAGADLLLMPADADAAINALLEALASGRISRARLEQSLGRRERALARVAAPPSDPTAPEALEGIESSAELALARELVAVSLLSQGRPGLPPGPGLNLIRVDSVLANPFLPLMAPALQRPARNGYAACLIDGRSPSPWSGEAAAPLAVDRLAPGPVLLQLFVRGNPFRGSAGGEEPWPAVVHQLLGAGRLAGLAIYGSPYLWQAIRPLLPKGLPAAYCPGQMPLAQALLLDRLGLAGGGLEGGFTD